The DNA segment ACTGCACAAGCTTGGTCGGGTGAGCCTGAGACCCGGAAATACGGATCGCCTGCAATCCGTATTCTTCGTAGATGGCGTCGGAGATGCGGCCACCGTCGTCGACCTCTGCCTGTGCGTCGATGATCTCATAGTCGAGCGCGACGCCTTCCGGCTCGACCATCGGCGCGGCGGGCGCGGTCCTAGCGGCGCGGTTGAGATAGCCGCGCACGCTGCGCGCGGCGGCGGGCGCAGCCGCCGGAACGATGACGGACGGATCGAGCGGCAGGCGCGGCGGAAGATGCGCGCCGATCCAGTCCATGAGGGTCGCGGCGTCCGGCGCGGCGCCCGGCGAGGCAGGGAAAACCGTGGGATCGTCGGCGGGCAACTTGTCGATGACGGTGAGCCGCGTTGCGAAGGTCGTGCCATGCTTGGCATAGACCGCACCGTCTATCCCGGCGGAGAATACGACCCGGCCGCGTTCCTGCAAGCGGGTGAAGGCGGCGGTCCAGGCCGGCGCTTCCGGGCCGAAGTTCGCGCCGGTGATCGTCACGAGACGGCCGCCGGGCGCCAGCCGCGCGAGCGCCGAGGCGACATGGCGGAACGCGGCGTTAGCCACGCGGCCCTCGACATGGACCATCGCCGAGAATGGCGGGTTCATCAGCGCGACGGACGGGATAATGGCGGCATCGAGATGGTCGTCGATCTGGGCCGCGTCGAAGCGGGTGACGGGGATGGCCGGAAAGAGGAAGGAAAGCAGCGCGGCGCGCGTATCGGCCAGCTCGTTCAGCACCAGCGAGCCGCCGGCGATCTCGGCGAGGATCGCCAGCAGCCCGGTCCCGGCCGAGGGCTCCAGCACGCGGTCGGCGGGCGTGATCGCGGCCGCGGTCGCGGCGACCAGGCCAAGCGGGATCGGGGTCGAGAATTGCTGGAGCGCCTGGCTCTCCTGCGAGCGGCGGGTATGGGTCGGCAGAAGACCGGCGATCTTGCCGAGCAGCGGGAGTGCTGCGACCGGAGAACCGGCTTTGCGGAAAAGCGCCTTTCCGTATTTACGCAGGAAGAGAACGGTTGCGACCTCGCACGCCTCATAGGCGGTTTTCCAGTCCCAGAGGCCGGTCGCGTCGGAGCCGCCGAAGGCCGCCTCCATGGCGCCGCGCAGGGCGACGGCATCGACACGCGCGCCGCGTTCGAGATGCGGCAGGATCAGGAGGGCGGCAGCGTGGACGGCAGCGGAATCGCCGGATGCGGCGAGCGGCGTCGCCGGCAGCGTATCGGCAAGGGAAAGCAGAGCGTTCATCGTGGAAGTCCTCGGGAGAGCGGAAACGGGCAAGCCTGCCGGCGCTCTCTCTCGGACCGGACGGGCTCGAAACCGTCCCGGCCACTCTCTCCCTCCGACGCCGTAGCGATAGCCGACATGAAACAAGCGCCCGGCCGTGAGGCGGGGCGCTTGTGAAGGTCAGCCGAAACGGCGTCCGGTTTCGGTGAATGTGTATTGGTTGGCGGTGATCGTCTCGTCTACGGCCTCGTCCGAACTGAGGTATTCATATTCGCGTTCGAGCTGGCGGTAGAGCCAGCGGGCGAGATCGCGCAGCGCCTCGATCACGGCGTCCTCCGCATCGGCGGTCATGTCCTGATACGTCGGGCTGTCGCGTTCCACCGAGATCGCCATGCAATACTCGTGAGAATAGCGGCCGCGATGGCTGACATCGGCGCGGAGCTGATAGAAGTTGCGGCGCTGGATCGCGAGCAGGTCATCGGCGATCGCGTGCAGGCGCGTGTCCTGCGGTGCGTGCTCGCGAATTTCGCGGGTGGCGTTCTTGCGAAAGGCGTAAAACGCCTGATAGCCGGCGCCATCGCCCTGCGACCAGAAGCCGGTAAACGAAATCTGCGGCTCCTGCCGGGTGCCGCCTCCCATGAGGCGAACGGGCCGGGTTTTGAGGCAGATGCCGAGGATTTCCGCGATGCGCTGGAAATCCGCGAAGACGGAATCATACCAGTCGTAGTCGAATCCGCCTTCGCGATACCAGGCGCGGGCGTTGTCCTTGGCGGCGTTGGAAAGCTCGTCGAGCCGATAAACGGTCGTTTCGATGATCTCAGACATCGGGCTCTCCTCCGTCGAGAACTCGGGCGAGCCAGCCGTCGGTATAGGTCCAGGCGATGGTCTCGCCGGTGGCGAGATCGAGGACATGCGCGCCGCCGCCGAAGCCGTCGAGGCGCGGCTTCGAGCAGGTGTTGGCATATTGGAAGCCCCAGCGGCCGGAGAGACCGAACGCCGCCGCGCACCGCTGGACGAACCGGATGACATGCGCGGGATCGCCGGTGGTGTCATCGCGCATCCAGAGTTGCGTGCCGCCATGCTCGGGTACGATCGACAGGAGGAAGCCTTCCGATGGCGGGTCTTCGGCGGCGTTCTCGGCGGCGAGCAAGTTGTAAAGATCGAGCGCGCGAGCGGCATTGTCGGGCGTGCCCACGTCGAGCAGGCAGGAGAAGTGGGTGAAATATTCGGCCATGACTGGCTCCTGAAACGACGAAACCCGGCGCGTGGCCGGGTCGAATGGATGAAAGAGCGTGGCGAAAAGTCAGGCGGCGAGCGGCAATCGCAGAAGCTCGGCGGCCGTCTCGCGCCACAGCGCATGGACCAGCCGCGCTTCGAGCTGGCTGGCACGGTAGCGATATTCGCGAGCCGGGCCGTGCTCGCCGCGACCGGCCGCGGCGAAGGCCGCGCCGCGCAGCTTGCTGGCCTCGGTCACGATCTGGCGGGCCTCGGCGTCGGATGCGACCGGCTGCTGCCAGAGGATGATCCCGGCCCGGATCGTTCCGGCGAGAACCAGTCCCTGATCGCAGTCCTGAATGATCACGATGCGCGGGCGGAAACGCAGCGTGTCGTCGGTCCCGACACGGATGTCGCCGGCCGCGACACGGCGGCTGGCGACGGACATGGCCTCTTCGGGCGACGGGCATTCGCCGAGGACGACGATACGGTCGAAATCATCGGCTTCGTTGACGCCTTCATAGCTGGCGGTGCCGATGCAGGAGATCCGCAACGGCATTTTCTGTGCCCGCTGCAGGGTCGGCAGGATGTGCCGGGCGAGAATGGCGCCGATCGGGGCGATGCAGGATTGCCGGGAAAGGGTCATGGGATCTACTCCGCGACGGGGGGCGGAAGACTCTCCTCCACCTCGTAACCCGTCACGGCCAGGCCGTCCGGCCTCTGCCTCTCTCCACTCTCGGAAGGTGGCCGTGGCCAGCATGAAAAATGCGCCCCACCGGATGATGGGGCGCATGTTTCGATCATTCGGCCGCGACGAGCGCGACGTGCTCGTCTTCAGCCTCAGCGGCTTCGTCCTCGTCGCCATCGCCTGCCAGGAAGTCCGGCAGGGCCTCGCCGTCACCGGCATCGCCAGCATCCGCGGCGTCACCGTCGAGGTCCGCCAGGCGCAGCGGTTCGGGCAGCCAGCCGGTTTCGGCCAGCAGGCGCTCGGCTTCCTTCGCCATGTCGCCCTTCTTCAGATGGCTGATGAGCTGGGCGGCGCGCTCGCCCGCACCTTCGCGGACGGCTTCGAGGATGCGGGGCTTGGTCACGCGGCCGAGATAGTTGTCGACCGTGGGCCTCCAGCCGGCGTCGGCCACCATGTCGAAGCCGGTGGCGCGGGCGATGCGATCGGCGCCGGAGAGGCGGCGATCAAGGCCGAACTGCGAGACGCCGGAACCGCTGTGGGGGTTCGGCCGCTCGTAGAGCGCGTTGACGCCATAGCTGACGCAATGGGCCAAGAGCGCCATCCGGCTCGCCTCGTCGAGCGCGGCGATCCAGTCCCAGAGCGCACCTTCGTCGGAAGGAACGTCGGCCTTCCAGGCGGCGAAGCGGTCGTCGATGGCCTTGGCCGAGGGCGTGTCGCTGAGATCGCTGCCCTGCACACCGAAACGGTGCTGACGCACGAAGATTTCCAGGCAGCCGGTCGGCGCCGAATAGTGATAACGCTGCATGACAAGGCGGTGCAGGAGCGCCGTCATCGCGACATGCGGGTTGTTGGCGAGCGCATCGTGGAGCGCGAGCGTGCGATGCGCGGTGAGTTCGATCACCAGCCGTTCGGGAAGCGGCTTGATGCCGTCATCCTCGTCGTCCTCCGCATCGACCGGCTCGCCGCCGATGGTGATGACGGCCCGCTGGACGCCGGGCTGGGCCGCGACCACGCTGCCTTCGGACTCGCCATCGCCGGCATCCTCCTCGCCGTCGACGGCGACGGGCGCTTCATCCTCGGGACGGACATAGCCGCGGGCAACGACAAGCTCGCCGGCACGGTCGATGCTGATGAAGACGCCCGCGCGGGCGATCTCGGCAGCGTCATAGATCGCCGGACGTTTCTCGAAGGCGCTCAGCGCGGCCTCGATCTCGCCGAGGCGTGCGTCGATCTCATCGGGCAACTCGTCGTAATCGGCATGTTCCGCCTCGAGCCGCTCATATTCCTCGCGCAGCGCCTCGCGGGTGGCGCGCTCCTCGTCGCTCAGATCGGGGAACGTGCCGGTCAGGACGCGAAGGCCGCGATCATGGCCGTAGGGCAGATCGGTATCGACCTCGATCCACTTCCAGCCTTCGGCCGCGACTTCATCGGCGATACCCTTCAGCTTGTCGGAGACCAGCCGGTCGAGCAGCTCGGGATTTTCCAGCCAGCCTTCGTCCTCGTCGGAGAAGAGATCGCGCAGCATCACGCCGCCGGCCTGTTCATAGGCTTCGATGCCGATGAACTGCGCGCGCTTGTCATCGGTCGGCACCGTCGTCTCGGTCAGCAGATCGCGAGCATACCAGGGCTGGCGGTTGTGAGAACGCTGGATCGCCTCCCAGACCTGTTCCTGTCGGGCATGATCCGGGTTGACGGTGAACGCCTCCAGCATCGCCAGCGTCATCTCGCTGCGCGCATAGGCGTCCAGCAGGGACTGCGCGACGCGGGCGAGCCGGAGCCGCTGGGCGATGTAGCGCGGCGTGGTGCGATAGGCGTCTGCGACTTCCTCCTTGGACATGCCGCCATCGACCATGCGCTTGAACGCCTTGAACTGGTCGAGCGGATGCAGCGCCAGCCGGATGACGTTCTCGGCGTAGGAATCGTCGACGGCCGAGGTCTTGGCATTGACCTTCTTGACCAGGCAGGGCACCAAGCCGTCGGCAGGGAAGCGGCCCGCCGCGACCAGGCGGGCGATCGCGCGGTAGCGCCTGCCGCCGGCCGGGGTCTCGAAATCGCCGGTCTCGGCGCCGGCATCGTCAAGGACGGCACGGACATTGAGGCCCATCACGAGGTCTTCGCGGCGGTCGATGTCCTGGGTCAGCTCATCGAGGCCCTGTTCGACGTCGATCTCGCGGACGTTGCTGTCCGAAAGCCTGATACGGTTGAACGGAATGTCGCGCGTGCGCGAAAATTCGATCATCGGGGCGACGGCGGGGGTCTTCTTGCGTGCGGCCTTGGCCATGGTCTTCACTCCATGACGGACTCCGTGAGGCTCTCTCTCGGATCTCAATCCGTCACGAAGCGAAGCGCCGCCCTCTCACTCTAGGAGGGCAGCGCCACGCACCATGCTCGCGGGATTGTCGCAGACGCACGCATCCGGCTTTCCGTATTTCCGGCTTTCAGCCGATCAGATTCCGCACATCCCCTCACATTCGTTCTGCCAGAGATCGAGCTGGCCGTGGTCGGCCGCCGTCGTCAAGTCTGCTTCCTCCAGCGGCACGGCGGAGCGGTGAAGATAGACTTCGCCACGAATGCCGCGCAGGCCAGTGCGGATCGTGGCGTCGAGAGACACGGCGTCGTCCCACGCCTCGGGATCTTCGTCGCGCAGGCGCCGCCATGCCGCGTCGGAATGAAAGGGACAGCCGATGCAGGCGCTCTTGGGCGGTAGGGGATAGTCATGAAGCTCCAGCCAGCGCAGGCAGTCGTGCCGGGTCATGCCCCGTTCGATCAGCGGCCAGCGGTTGACCTGCCAGTCCTCGAACGACGGCTTCATGCGAAGCGCCTCGTCGAGTGAAATTCCGATCCATTGCTCGGCGACCGGCGATCCGGGCGAGCGCCGTCCGGCTATGCCGAGCAGATCGCGCACCTTCCGGCGGATCGGCACGATCTTGTAGGAAGAGGTGCATTGCCGGCGGATCATGCCGACGCCGATGCGCTCGGTTCTGAGAATGCGGGAGCCGACGGGAACGAGGTCGCCGTTCTCGTCCTCATCATAGACGGGCAGTTCGGAGCCGGCCGGCGTGACCGTGCGGGTGAAAGCCGGGATCGAAGCCCATCGTTCACCGCGCGAGGCGGCAATGAGGTCTGCACGCAAATTCCCGGCTGACACGATATGGACGGGGAACGGCAGGACGTTGGGTGTTCTGAGCCAGGCGAGATGTTCATAGACCGCCTTGGGCTCCCAGCCGGTGTCGGCGAAAATCGCGCAATCCGGCATGGGGCCGATTTCACCATGAGCGGCCATC comes from the Bosea sp. (in: a-proteobacteria) genome and includes:
- a CDS encoding antitoxin of toxin-antitoxin stability system, which encodes MSEIIETTVYRLDELSNAAKDNARAWYREGGFDYDWYDSVFADFQRIAEILGICLKTRPVRLMGGGTRQEPQISFTGFWSQGDGAGYQAFYAFRKNATREIREHAPQDTRLHAIADDLLAIQRRNFYQLRADVSHRGRYSHEYCMAISVERDSPTYQDMTADAEDAVIEALRDLARWLYRQLEREYEYLSSDEAVDETITANQYTFTETGRRFG
- a CDS encoding chromosome partitioning protein ParB is translated as MAKAARKKTPAVAPMIEFSRTRDIPFNRIRLSDSNVREIDVEQGLDELTQDIDRREDLVMGLNVRAVLDDAGAETGDFETPAGGRRYRAIARLVAAGRFPADGLVPCLVKKVNAKTSAVDDSYAENVIRLALHPLDQFKAFKRMVDGGMSKEEVADAYRTTPRYIAQRLRLARVAQSLLDAYARSEMTLAMLEAFTVNPDHARQEQVWEAIQRSHNRQPWYARDLLTETTVPTDDKRAQFIGIEAYEQAGGVMLRDLFSDEDEGWLENPELLDRLVSDKLKGIADEVAAEGWKWIEVDTDLPYGHDRGLRVLTGTFPDLSDEERATREALREEYERLEAEHADYDELPDEIDARLGEIEAALSAFEKRPAIYDAAEIARAGVFISIDRAGELVVARGYVRPEDEAPVAVDGEEDAGDGESEGSVVAAQPGVQRAVITIGGEPVDAEDDEDDGIKPLPERLVIELTAHRTLALHDALANNPHVAMTALLHRLVMQRYHYSAPTGCLEIFVRQHRFGVQGSDLSDTPSAKAIDDRFAAWKADVPSDEGALWDWIAALDEASRMALLAHCVSYGVNALYERPNPHSGSGVSQFGLDRRLSGADRIARATGFDMVADAGWRPTVDNYLGRVTKPRILEAVREGAGERAAQLISHLKKGDMAKEAERLLAETGWLPEPLRLADLDGDAADAGDAGDGEALPDFLAGDGDEDEAAEAEDEHVALVAAE